Sequence from the uncultured Draconibacterium sp. genome:
ACGTTGATATGACCTGCCCTACCCTGCCATTAAAACCGTTTAACGAGCCGCCATCTAAAGTTGAATTTGACAACAGCGAACTTGGTTTAGACTGGAACTATATTCAGCCGCCGGTTAAGGAAAACTTCTCGTTGACTGATCGTAAAGGCTTTCTGCGCTTAAAGGGAGCTGCTGAAACCATCAGCACCAACAAACCATCAACTTTTGTAGGCCGCCGACTAAAACACCATTATTTCACGGCAACTACCCTACTTGAATTCGATCCGGAAAACGAAAATGAAGAAGCCGGATTGGTTTTGCTAAACAACGGTTCGCACTTTGATATTTTGGTTAGCAAAAAAGGAAACGACCGAATTCTGACCGTAAAATTACAATTTGGTCAAACCATTTACACATCAAAAGAATACCCGCTAAAACCAGGTCCGGTAAAACTGCGGGTTAGTGGCGATAAAACCACTTTTACATTTTCGTTTGCACAGGGAAACGATGAATTTACCCCGGTTGAAACCGCCGATGCTAAATTTCTGGCCACCGAAACAGTTGGTTTCTTTACCGGTATTTATGTTGGCCTGTACGCCACCGGAAATGGCAAAGCATCAGAAGCGAACGCCGATTTCGACTGGATTGAATACCTGAAAAATTAATTCAAAGCTAAATGGCTGCTCCGGAATTAAGGGGTAGCCATTTAGTTTTCAATCTAACATTGAACTTCAATTAGCGCCCTTCCACTTCTCTCTGCCCTGTCATTTTATAATTATGATGTGATAATTTATCTTTAAAAAACCAACAAGTAAAAGCATAAGATCGCCATAAATGACTAACACAAATTATTTGTAGCTAATTTAGAGGCCATCTAAAAAACTTGAACAAATGAAAAGAACACTCTTTCTTAAAGCAATCATCTTCCTGATTGTGCTTACCGGCTTAGTGCGACAGACTGAAGCGGCCAAAGTTCAACACTTAACAACTCATAGCCAATCGATGGATAAAGACATTGAAGCTGTGGTAATTACGCCGGAAGGTTATTCTGAAAACAATTCATATCCGGTTCTTTATCTGCTCCACGGCTATAGTGGCAATCAAAACGATTGGATAACAAGTGTGCCCGAAATTAAAAACTATGCGGATCTGTATCAGTTTATTATCGTTTGTCCTGACGGTGCTTTTTCAAGCTGGTATTTAGATAGCCCGATTGACAAAAACATACAATACGAAACCTATGTAGCGCATGAATTGGTTGAGTGGGTGGATAATTCGTTTAGCACCATTGCATCGCGCGAAGGAAGAGGTATTACAGGATTAAGTATGGGCGGACACGGGGCTTTGTATCTTGCATTCAGAAACCAGGATATTTATGGCGCGGCAGGAAGTTTGAGCGGCGGAGTTGATATTCGCCCCTTCCCCAACAACTGGGATCTTGCAAAAAGACTGGGCACATATGCGGAAAACAAAGAAAACTGGGAAGAAAACAGCGTTATTAATCTCGTTTATAAGCTAACACCCGGGTCGCTTCAAATATCAATTGATTGCGGTGTGAGCGACTTCTTTTACGGCGTAAATTGTAACTTACATGAGAAACTCCTGGAACGAAATATTCCTCACGACTTTATTACACGACCTGGAGGACATACCTGGGATTACTGGAAAAACGCTATCGCTTTTCAAAGTGTATTTTTTCACCACTTTTTTGAAAAGGAGAAGTAGTTTAAAATTTATCGCTATTTAAAATTCACGAACCTCCCTGATTTATAGAAGGTTTGAAAAGGATAAACTCCCTGCGGCAACCATAGCAGAACATGGTGTCTTTGTAGAAATATGAATATCACCCTGGTTTTGTCTTTTGTTTTATTGGGTATCAAATGTCAAAAACATAGCCTTTGAGCAACATTTTTTCATCAATTTTTAAAACTCAAATTGCAATCTTGTAAGAAATATTCATTTTTGTATTCCTAAAATCCGGACGATGATGGAACACAATCCGAAATACGAACCACATGCCTGCGCAAAATGTGGCAACTTGCATACCTGCACCGGCAATTATCACTGCTGGTGTGCACAAGCAGATATGCCCGATAAAGTGCGCGATTACATAATGGCTTGTTTCGATGGCTGCCTGTGCCCCAAATGTATTGAGGAATTGAAAAGAACGATTATTTAATTAAAGTATGACGCTTTTTTGCTTTAATTCTACAGTAGATTAATTCTAATCCCTCCATTAAATACAAAACCATCAGATGGAGCCCAGATATCAGGGAAAGTTGGCGAATTATAGGGTGGCAAAACCAGCGGCTCGTAATTGGTCTGAATTACATCGGTAAAATTCTCAAAATTGATAAATGCCGACAGTCGCTTAAAATGCCGCATTACCATAAATCCCATCATCCAGTAATCAGGTTTTGTATTGTACTCCTCATCAAACTGAGTACCGGTATAATACAACTCGTATCCTACCGACCATTTTCCTTCGGTTTCGTACATCAAAGCCATACCTACATTGTGTTTTGGTGTTAGCGGCTTTTGGTTGTTAATGTTATCGTATTGAAGTTTGGTATTTATAAAAGCATAATTAAAATACAACTTGAAATCGGCATACGAGAGTTTACCGTTGGTTTCAAATCCTGAGCTTAAAATATTGCCGTCAGCATTTTCAAAAAAGTAGGTGTTGTCCACCTGGTTTTCCCTTAAAACAAGTGCGTCTTTTAGTTGTGTGATGTAGAAAAGTTGATTAATCGAAAAAGTTACCGCATCAAAAAACACCGTTTTATAATTCAAATCAAAGTTCCCTCCTATCGACCTTTCAGGATTCATTTCACCGCTTGAAATAGCTTGAATATTACGGAAATATAATTTTTCGGCATCTTCGGTAAAAATTGATGGCAGTTTGTATCCC
This genomic interval carries:
- a CDS encoding cysteine-rich CWC family protein, which codes for MMEHNPKYEPHACAKCGNLHTCTGNYHCWCAQADMPDKVRDYIMACFDGCLCPKCIEELKRTII
- a CDS encoding alpha/beta hydrolase family protein, with amino-acid sequence MKRTLFLKAIIFLIVLTGLVRQTEAAKVQHLTTHSQSMDKDIEAVVITPEGYSENNSYPVLYLLHGYSGNQNDWITSVPEIKNYADLYQFIIVCPDGAFSSWYLDSPIDKNIQYETYVAHELVEWVDNSFSTIASREGRGITGLSMGGHGALYLAFRNQDIYGAAGSLSGGVDIRPFPNNWDLAKRLGTYAENKENWEENSVINLVYKLTPGSLQISIDCGVSDFFYGVNCNLHEKLLERNIPHDFITRPGGHTWDYWKNAIAFQSVFFHHFFEKEK